In Stieleria varia, one genomic interval encodes:
- a CDS encoding LOG family protein, which translates to MHAEDLPSEAIGEDELHRPQPADEPITTVQSDDLFRVMRHTIDRLERDDTARGDLKILSRTLRELRYAFKVFRPYRRRRKVTIFGSARTQPDHPDYQTAVELAQRMASHGWMVITGAGGGIMEAGHKGAGREASMGLNIMLPFEQGANPFIDGDPKLVTMKYFFTRKLMFVKECSGVVCCAGGFGTLDEALETLTLMQTGKQTMMPLVLLDHPGGSYWSDLGVFFEKQLLKGGMISPEDVNLYKITNDVDVAIEEILRFYRCYHSMRYVKDRLVLRLKDKLSGEKMEELQTKFADILVSGKFEQTGALPEEEGEPELADMPRLVFRFNRRALSRLRMLIDTVNAP; encoded by the coding sequence CAGTCGGACGATTTGTTCAGAGTCATGCGGCACACGATCGACCGCTTGGAACGTGACGACACCGCGCGAGGCGATCTGAAAATTCTGTCGCGGACGTTGCGCGAGTTGCGATATGCGTTCAAGGTTTTTCGCCCGTACCGTCGGCGTCGCAAGGTCACGATCTTTGGTTCAGCGCGGACGCAGCCAGATCATCCCGACTACCAGACGGCGGTTGAACTTGCCCAGCGAATGGCATCCCACGGGTGGATGGTGATCACCGGTGCCGGCGGCGGAATCATGGAAGCCGGACACAAGGGCGCCGGCCGTGAAGCGTCCATGGGATTGAACATCATGTTGCCGTTTGAGCAAGGAGCGAATCCGTTCATCGACGGCGACCCCAAGCTGGTGACGATGAAGTATTTCTTCACGCGAAAGCTGATGTTCGTCAAAGAATGCAGTGGCGTGGTTTGTTGCGCGGGCGGTTTCGGGACGTTGGACGAAGCGCTCGAGACGTTGACGCTGATGCAAACGGGCAAACAAACGATGATGCCGCTGGTGCTGTTGGATCATCCCGGCGGCAGCTACTGGAGTGACCTGGGCGTCTTCTTTGAAAAGCAATTGCTCAAAGGCGGAATGATCAGCCCCGAAGACGTGAACCTGTACAAGATCACCAATGATGTGGATGTTGCGATCGAAGAGATCCTAAGGTTTTATCGTTGTTATCACAGCATGCGATATGTCAAAGATCGCTTGGTGTTGCGATTGAAAGACAAGCTCAGCGGCGAAAAGATGGAGGAGTTGCAAACAAAATTTGCGGACATTTTGGTGTCTGGAAAGTTTGAGCAAACCGGCGCGTTGCCCGAGGAGGAAGGGGAGCCCGAATTGGCCGACATGCCACGATTGGTGTTTCGATTCAATCGCCGTGCGCTGAGTCGATTGAGAATGCTGATCGACACGGTCAACGCGCCATGA